The genomic interval AGCAGTTTTATCACCTCCGGCGATACAGAAGTGCGTGGACAATAATTAGATGAAACACAAAGCTCATATTTGTGCTTTTATAACACTTGGCCCATAGTTTGTATCAAAAGTAAATCTAGATTGTTCAGGTTTCAGATACATATATGTACAAGGTTTATGCAGTTAAAGTGTATATAGGTTTTAACGTTCTAACTAGGTTTTAATACGAATGAATGAGGTAAAGTTGCCTTGCAGCATCCGAGTATACAGTTATTTtaccataatttatttatctgtCAGGAGAGTATGAAGTCGTTAAACTTCTGTGATTGAAATTAGTTTGTTAAATCATGCAGCAACTAAGTGTAGGATGGGGAATCCTCATTTCGTTTATTGCCGGTGTCATGGTATTTAGCTGGTATCTGCAAACTGGCTTTCATATATGTGTGCCTGTGGGgaaaatagttttttcttcaaaatcaCTCGACGCGCATTTGGAATGCAGTAACGTGCTTGAGAACTTGACAAGTGGGAGGTGGGTGGTTTCACTTCAAAGCACAGAAGAGAAAGTACAGGAATATGAACGCCATCTGTTGCAGTATTGGCGGAAGAGAGGAATTCAAACAGAAAGATCGAGAAAAGATGGAAAATGTGGCATCAAAAAGTTAGTTGAACAGCTTTGAGATATACGGATACTGGTTTGTGCAGAAAAACCTTATGTTGGAATATCTTGAAAAATTCTTTGAAACACAGATATTGATTTATGTTAAAATCCCGTCTCATAATTCCATAACATCTCATAAtgctttgaataaaaaagaacGCCACTTATTTTTACTCACGTACTATATAGCGCCGCAACGATACTCCTAACATGGTTGCCCTATTTACCCATGTTTATACCCATGTATGCGCGCCAAAATACCGcatacgtaactttgtggataatcggtttatatgttttgctttaccaatacaaaataaatcataTCTGAATATGACAGGATTAACTTATATTACCGCTTTGTAGTTTACAGCTAAAGCCTGTCAACAGCACGTGGCCGGACGTTGGAGCTTGGTGTGATCTCTATGGTAGCAAACCATGTTGTAGTGAACGAGAAGATGGTGTCTGTAGCGCCCCTAGCGACAGAACATGCAAGTGTCGAAAGTAAGAGATTTAGTTGTTCATTTTGTACACAAAtggttgatttttttaatgaaaataagtTTCTTTGTGGCCCTTTTTGCCAGATTGTTTTAGATTGAACTTGTGAAACTGCTATGTAACTACGATATAACCGGTCTCTAATGTTTAATGCTTTAAAGTTGCATCGACACAAGACAGTTTCATTTTGCCGAGTTATCCAATTGGAAGACGAAAGACCCACGTTGTAGATGGACCAATCACAGTGCAGAAGAAGCCTGCACTGTCGTTGAGAGGTCGCTATACGATGACGTGTATTTCGTCGGTGACTCATTTATGCGTAACATGTTCACCACCTTTATTTTGCTGGTGTCTAATGACCCTTACAGTGGAGCTTGGAGCAAGAACTCGACGACCACGAGCCGCAAGCTCTGCCATGGACAAGGCATGTACTTCTGGAAAGAGTGCAGACAGATGCTAGAAACAATGTCGCGAAAGTTACACCCGAATCAACTGTGCGGAGGTCGTTACCCTAATTTTAATGTCACCATGAAGCCCTTCTACAACCAGAAATTCTCGAGGCGATTTTACGATCTCGTAAACGGCTTGTTAGGCCGAAAGGGTAGCCTTGTAATTGTCGGGGTCGGCTATCACATGCAATGCGATGCAAAAATAACCATACACGATTACATTAACCCGGCTGTGCAACTGATTCAGCGAAGCAATCAACCTAATGACGACAAATGGCCGAAATTAATTTTCGCACTGCCGATGCTAACTGGGCTACTCAAGCCCCCGGCATACTTAAGGCTGCAGAATGATGAAAAAATACATAGATTTGCAAAACAGATGAAGAATTACTGCTCTCGGTATAATATTCCTGTATTAGATTTTCGACAGTTATCTAAGTTTGTTCACAGTTTTGACGGAACTCACTATGGTGTTGCCGTAAATCTAATGAAAAATCAAGTTCTGTTGAATTACATTAATTCAGTTTCTGGGTGAAGTTATTCCTacgttgtatatatttttacctcAAAGGCGGCAGTATTTCTTGCTGTAATTGTACGCCACTTGTTTTACGTTGGGCTGTTTGACTGTGCCTAAGGTACATTGTAAATTGCCGTTAACTATGCAACACACTTCAGACAGGCAATAAAACTAGTAGCAAGCGAGTTTATGTAAATGCACTTTATCCTAGACAGTCACGTATGCGTTGATGAGAAGTGTCTTCCATTTAGAAGGTTATGAAAACGAAAACGTCGCGTAATTCTTATGTTGGCTGAGCGTTTTTACGTTAGAGTACGTCCTCTTTAATTGACGTTGAAATGAATGACTGAAGTTCGATTTTTTCATGTCGGTTTGGTTTATAAGTTTACGGCAACTGCAGGAAGTTAATTCACTCTATTTGGTAGCCTGTACAAACCGGTTGCTTGCAGAATGGTAGCAATGTACTGGTGGAGCTTTTTCTTGCTGGCGGTCCTAGCGCCGTGTTTGTTATGCAAGGAAAGAGTTTTGCTACAGAACACTTACGCGTTGCCTGTGTGTGATAACGTTCTGCAAAACCTAACCAACGGTTATTGGGCGGCACGAACAGCGTCGCCGAATTTTCGATCTGCGAATAATGATTACGCCGAGCATGCAAGTACATTGCGCCAAGAGCGGGAAAGATTAAACCGAATAATGCGGAAGTTTTGGAAGAGAAAAGGAATACCACAAGATGCTTATTCTAGCACAGAGATGTGTGGATATTACAGGTATATGTTTACGTCTTTAATGATtcgtttttagtttaaatactcAGCACCGAAACTACTATACGCTCATGATGAAAGATGCTTGACAGTACAGTCCGTTTACAAACCATTGTAAacaataatttgattttttgaacATAACTTACCGCTGTTGTGCAATAAAGGAAGACCTATCATTACATAGATGAACCAATTTTTGCAGATACAAAAGAGCGAATTCAACAAGTCACAAGGTTGGTACTTGGTGTGATCCGAATAGTGCCACACCGTGTTGTAGCAACAGGTATTGGGGGGTGTGTTCTCCCCCGAGCGTTTACAACTGCGAATGCCCATCGTAAGtacttattttattgttaagatTTTTAGCTGCAATATAGAAAGccttatttaattattttggttAGCAGTCGGTATTTATAGATTTACACATAACAAAGCTATATATTagggggggagatggaacacgttttcattctattctctcgtcccatttggtagtaaaacaagacaatttaaagaattaagaAACCGTTTTCttgcgactcccatagactgttgttaattgtttaaaacacgatctggatattcagatattttgtgctaaaggtgtcccgtctttgtCCCACTCTTATTAAGGCATTGATATTTAAATTGATAGCTGATATATAAGGAAGAGTATATGATTGCGTGTTACATGTCTGAAGTTCGTTTTAAGATCAGGTGAAAGTCTAAATCTTGAATACGATAATGATTATTTTCTCAAGGTGCGTGGATACGAGGTTATACGATCACGCGGCTCTTCGTGAGTGGAAACCACGTGACTCTCGATGCCAGTGGCAGCATTACTCGCGGGATGAcgcttgtgacatcatagaaaGCTCGCCTTATAAGGACATCTACTTCGTCGGAGATTCATTCACAAGAATCATGTTTTCGTCCTTATTAATGAGACTGACAAACCGACCAGTAACAGGAGCCTGGCGGAAGAATATGACAGATCAGTTGAAAGATCTATGTTCTGATTCCGCTTTTCCGTGTTGGAAAGCGTGCAGGTAATGTTTATACCGTTAgctttggtttaaacaatattattatagttgggtggggtaaaatgggacatttaatattccttttttttttgtcttattttgtaagtaacaaagaacgtttataAACTTATGTATAACCATATTCTGCAATTCTAAAATAGTAATGTTATTATTGCTTAAATTACGATCAGAATATATGgaatattaagtgctaaaggtatcccatcttaccccactgtactataggTTTAAAATCGTAAACAGAGACGTATTTATAACTTGAACAAATTTTAAGGCAACTCACATCAAGTTTCGACGATATGGAATACCGATCAGATCTCTGCGCTGGTCGGAATGTGACGTTTAGAGCGTATTTGAAGCGTTACTACAACACGAGATATTCGCTTGCGTTTAAAAAACTGGTTCAAAGCAACCTCGGGCGTGCCGGCTCAATCATCATCGTGAGCATGGGTTTCCATGAGCAGTTTAACTTCAATGCAGTTGCCTGGAGATTTATGGAACCCGCCGTTCGATTAATTACGGAATACTACAGAATGCGACCTACAGCATCAAAACGGTGGCCTCAAATCATGTATTCATTGCCGATGCGATCAAGCCTGCTCAAACCGACTGATTTTGTTCGGTTTCAACCAGAAGTCGGCCTTCTACTGTTTGAAACGCAGATGAGAATATATTGCAGGCAGCGTAATATTGAAGTGTTAGATTTTCAGAATTTGGGGGAAAATGTATACAGTTACGATGGTGTGCATTATGATTTAACAGTAAATGATATGAAAAACCAAGTattattgaattatttttcCACTGTtggtaaataatgtttaccaGATCTGGGTATCTTTATGTGTTATTTGCATCAAAAGGTAGCGTTTTTATTGTAACAAATAGGCTTCACCAATCAGCAGTTGTAATTagaatttgttgttgttttgacaAACTTACCCACCAGCGTATACAGTTTACcgtttgttgttgtattgttattgtatttaagttttaactgCTCAAATAAAATCCTTGAAATCTTTCGTTATTCTGGCGTAGACAAAGCGTTGTCCTGACCCAGAAGTAATAGATCATAGCTCATCGATGCTATGTGGGCGCATGTACCTTTAGTCAAGTCGTTATAAACATGTGTGAATATATCATGATCTTTGGaaagaaattgaaaattatttttaaaaacactccCTTTAGCTtgctttcttgtttttataaagatgTTGTATCAACGTTTGGCGGGAATCATTTGTTTTCCCTGTTTAGAAATTATTAAATCATGAACAGTAATTATTAACTTTACAAAATGAATTATAATGTTATTTCGGAAGGATTTGGACGTTTGCAGTTCACAAATATACCCCAAGGTAAATAATACATTAATGTAAACTTTTTCGTTGCTTTTTTAGCGTACTGTAAttgacaactttttttttcaaagttcaCAGCACAAATTCTTTGAAGTAAAATGATTTATCCATTTTAGTATAATGATAAtacctttatttgtctctttgattacagtagcgaggatttaaaaatattttaattcaaaagACAGGACATAGCGACAAAACggattacagttaaaaaatatctttattaattaggcctactttttaaaatctaaacaaaattttgcaatgaaatctattttaaaattaaagtaataattttcaaaaatttgtatatatataataaatatatatatatatatatatataattcaatttttttttaatttgttacaaatCGTAAAACGCTTtatctatttttgtttatgattACAGATCAGATTGAgatagtgacatcatcagaaTTTACGGACTCCCCAAATTTTATTCTCGAGTTTTCTTCAACCACAAACCAACTGATCATTCAAGTTATCGATGAAATTAAGAAACCCTCGATTGGTGGAGAGGATAGATATGTATGTGTTCCtcaattttctgtttattgtGATTTGGtattagcgcgcctgcctctaatcAAGAGCTAATTGGATCAAGGCtagtcgctgctaccattgtgagcaaATGTGTCTTTCGGCAAAATagcaattgccccaacccagtggttactaataaatttattgaaCTGGCAAACATAAATtcaagaaaacaaacaaaaaatattcattgataatcacaaagttacacacatgatAACATGTAAGcttgcacaaggtgtatgatacagaacacccgtgttataacaactgttgttttcggCAATGCTAAGTATatactgtaaaaataaaaaaaagtagtttaagattctgtaaaaaaaattaatctgTGTTCTAATGGAAAAGGTAGATTTGTGTTAAAATGCATAACATGGTAATGTGATTGTGAGTGTCAAAAATTGTCTAATACAGTCAACAAAAACCATCATTTTTTTAGACAATTTGGGATGTATTGAATGATAGTGGAATTAGCCATCCATGTGTACAAGTTTGGATTTACCATGTTCTATATACTGGCTTGTTGGCATCAGCAACATTTGATGAGAAACGTCGATGTCTTCTTGCTGCTCAGTTGTATTTCCTATTACTTAAACAGCCAGGTTAGTCAATGTGGAATGGTGTTCTATGTGGTGGtaagccatgggacctggggtttatgCCAGAATTGGCACACTAAAACAGACTAcataaatttgaaattaaaagaaGTTCTGCCTTACGTTGTAATTATTGTCACTTTAAAGCCTTACGCGATTACCTTGTAATAAATCCTGTCTATGTAACAGTGATGTAATGCTCATAGAGGTAAATGACTCTTGTTTAGTGAAACATTGTAAGAAACTGGTGCTACCAAAAAGTAACAGACTAAAATTAAGTCCAAATGTTGtattaaagatatatatttcccCTA from Ciona intestinalis chromosome 2, KH, whole genome shotgun sequence carries:
- the LOC100176800 gene encoding uncharacterized protein LOC100176800 isoform X1, whose amino-acid sequence is MQQLSVGWGILISFIAGVMVFSWYLQTGFHICVPVGKIVFSSKSLDAHLECSNVLENLTSGRWVVSLQSTEEKVQEYERHLLQYWRKRGIQTERSRKDGKCGIKNLQLKPVNSTWPDVGAWCDLYGSKPCCSEREDGVCSAPSDRTCKCRKYKRANSTSHKVGTWCDPNSATPCCSNRYWGVCSPPSVYNCECPSCVDTRLYDHAALREWKPRDSRCQWQHYSRDDACDIIESSPYKDIYFVGDSFTRIMFSSLLMRLTNRPVTGAWRKNMTDQLKDLCSDSAFPCWKACRQLTSSFDDMEYRSDLCAGRNVTFRAYLKRYYNTRYSLAFKKLVQSNLGRAGSIIIVSMGFHEQFNFNAVAWRFMEPAVRLITEYYRMRPTASKRWPQIMYSLPMRSSLLKPTDFVRFQPEVGLLLFETQMRIYCRQRNIEVLDFQNLGENVYSYDGVHYDLTVNDMKNQVLLNYFSTVGK
- the LOC100176800 gene encoding uncharacterized protein LOC100176800 isoform X2 yields the protein MVAMYWWSFFLLAVLAPCLLCKERVLLQNTYALPVCDNVLQNLTNGYWAARTASPNFRSANNDYAEHASTLRQERERLNRIMRKFWKRKGIPQDAYSSTEMCGYYRYKRANSTSHKVGTWCDPNSATPCCSNRYWGVCSPPSVYNCECPSCVDTRLYDHAALREWKPRDSRCQWQHYSRDDACDIIESSPYKDIYFVGDSFTRIMFSSLLMRLTNRPVTGAWRKNMTDQLKDLCSDSAFPCWKACRQLTSSFDDMEYRSDLCAGRNVTFRAYLKRYYNTRYSLAFKKLVQSNLGRAGSIIIVSMGFHEQFNFNAVAWRFMEPAVRLITEYYRMRPTASKRWPQIMYSLPMRSSLLKPTDFVRFQPEVGLLLFETQMRIYCRQRNIEVLDFQNLGENVYSYDGVHYDLTVNDMKNQVLLNYFSTVGK
- the LOC100176800 gene encoding uncharacterized protein LOC100176800 isoform X3, with the translated sequence MQQLSVGWGILISFIAGVMVFSWYLQTGFHICVPVGKIVFSSKSLDAHLECSNVLENLTSGRWVVSLQSTEEKVQEYERHLLQYWRKRGIQTERSRKDGKCGIKNLQLKPVNSTWPDVGAWCDLYGSKPCCSEREDGVCSAPSDRTCKCRNCIDTRQFHFAELSNWKTKDPRCRWTNHSAEEACTVVERSLYDDVYFVGDSFMRNMFTTFILLVSNDPYSGAWSKNSTTTSRKLCHGQGMYFWKECRQMLETMSRKLHPNQLCGGRYPNFNVTMKPFYNQKFSRRFYDLVNGLLGRKGSLVIVGVGYHMQCDAKITIHDYINPAVQLIQRSNQPNDDKWPKLIFALPMLTGLLKPPAYLRLQNDEKIHRFAKQMKNYCSRYNIPVLDFRQLSKFVHSFDGTHYGVAVNLMKNQVLLNYINSVSG